AGCAAGCGAAGAAGCGACCACAGGTATCTTCGCGTGTGCGAGTGCCCACCGGCAGACATCATGATCGGGCACACGTACAGCGAGCGCAGTGCCATCGTCGATGATTCCGCGCTCAACCTTCAGCGCCTTCGTAATCCGATCAATCTCATACTCAGGCAACTCGAACACAAATGTGACAGGGCCTGGAGCAAGACGCTTGAGCAGACGCACGTGTACATGATGCACGGGAAGAATGAGATCAATAACAGAAACCTGATCCGGTGCGTGCCATGCGAGGGGCATTTCTGGCTTCGATCCTGTGATTCCGCGGAGAAGGTTGACGCTCTCTTTCGACTGCGCTGAACAGAACAGCCCATACACCGTTTCTGTTGGGAGGATAACGCATTGCCCGTTTGTGAGCGCAGAAGCTGCTGCTTCGCAGGATGCGCGAAGCTCGCTGCTGGGTTCCACGATACCGAGGATCGATGTCAGGCTGTGATCTGTCAGATTGGCTGCCACGGCACACTCCCACAAGGACGGTCAGAAAACACTGGGCTGCATCACTCGTATCGGATAAAAACCTGCCCAACTCGCTTTCCATCCATCTCTTTGCATGATTCGCACATGCTCGTGAGATGATGCGAATATCATGCCAGGAACACGATCAATAGACGATTATTGAGCGAAAACCTCTGGGAACAGGTTTGCAGTTGCTCAATATCCCGGTGTTTGAGTCGTGCGCGATACGTCGAAATAACGCTGCAAAGCCCAGTTCTGCCCTTTCGGGTAAACGAATCCCTGCGGAGTTGTGCCCAGTGGGTGCCAGCGGCGCATCTCTCCGTTTCGTTTTCTGTTCGTTCATTCGAGATACACTTGCCCGTGCCACCAACCCACGCTAACTCATCGACCGGAGCAACATTTCTATTCGTTGCCGCCAAGACCAAGGGGGGACGGTCGATGGGGGTGCGCTCTGCTGTCAATCAGCGGGCGCTGGCCGAATCTTTGCGTCAGGAGCGACTGCTGCTCATGAAAGCCGTGCCGCTTCCGAACTGGGTGGGCGGTTCCGGTGCGAAGATATCACTCAAGGATCAGTCGCAGCTTTCGGATATCCTCGGACAACTGCTCACGCGAGGCGTGCCACTTGTTGAGACGCTGCAGGTGTCAGAGGAAACGGTGCCATCGCGAATCCGTCAGCGTGTCGCGATCGTGCGACAGAAGGTCGCAGCGGGTTCTTCCTTTGCGGATGCAGCTCAGGCGGCAGGGCTCGTCGATGCAGTCACAGGTGCTGTGTATCGTGCTGCAGAACGATCGGGCGATCTTGGAGGCGCTGCCCAGCAGGTTGCGAAGACAGCACGCAGGCAGCTTGCCGTTCGTGGAAAAGCAGCAACCGTTATGGTGTATCCAGCGATTGTGCTGACTATGAGCCTGCTCATTGGCACCGGCATGATGATGTTCATTGTGCCCATGATCCTGGGTGAACTGCAGAAGATGAGCGAACTGAATCTGTTCTCACAGATTGTGCTCACTGTGGGCACGTTCATGCGCACCTACTGGTGGGGCGTGGTGCTCTTTGCAGTCGGCATACTCATGACAGTTGTGCTCGGAAGAAAGATTGTCGGCAGGCTTGTGGGCGGTCTGATGCGCAAGCTCCCGGTGATGCGGGATCTTGTGCTTGCGCAGGAATCTGCCGGTTTTTTCTCTGTGCTGTCTGCGCTCTCGCGTTCGGGTGTGCCGCTGGGCGATGCGATCGGCATCGGTCGGAACGTCATCTCGCATCCGAGGCTCTACAAGCAGTTTGGCACCTTGCAAACGCAACTCATCGAGGGCGCACCGCTCCCGAGACTGATTGACAATGTGACAGCACTCTCGCCCGCAACGCGCCATCTGCTCGTCGCTGCAGAGCGTTCTGGTGATCTTGACAGTGCGTTCGATACACTCGCCGAGGACCTGACTGTCGAGGTCGATCGGCAGACATCGCGACTGCTCGCAGCTCTTGAGCCGATGGTCATCGTGATGATGTTTCTCATTATCGGCACTATCATTCTGTCGATCATGATCCCAATGATCACCAGTGCCGGAAAGGGCCTCGGATAAACCCGACATTTGCACGAACTTTTGCGAAGGAAGCTGTAGAAAACTGCATCACTTCAAGAGGGCGTTCAAGGGTTGCACATCGAAACATGCTTCAGCGATCTGCTGAGGCAGAAGAAGACGAAGGTTGGTTTGAAATGAAGTCACGTACAGCACAGCACACATTCCGCGCTGCTCGCGGTTTTTCATTGCTTGAGATCACGCTCGTGATTGCACTCATAGGTCTGTTGATGGGCGTTGCGGTGATCGCGTTTGCACCGACACTTCTGCGTGGCAAGGAAGCTGCAACGAAGGCAACGATGCGCAATGTCGATCAGTCACTGAAGTCATTCAGCGGCTCAAACCCGAACGCAGGGTATCCACAAACTCTTGCTGAGCTCGTGCCGAGCTATCTTGAAGCAACGCCGAAAGACGGCTGGGGCAACGAGTTCTACTACAAGGTTGGCTCAAACCGTGCGGGCAAGGGGTACGACCTGATCTCACTGGGTGCCGATGGCACAGCGGAAACCGCCGACGACATCAACCTCTGGGATGTGATCGAGGGCAACTGAGCCACGTTGTTCCAGTGCGCAAGAGGGAGGTTCGCGCGTGCGCGCACACGCACACAACTTCAGACGATCGTCTCGTGTTGCGTTCACGCTGCTGGAGATGGTCCTCGCGATGGCGCTGCTTGCAGTGATCTCGGCAGCGCTGCTCTCGGGCGTGAGCGCCATCTGGCAGGCCCAGGTGCGTCAGCAGCAGCGACTTGCGTGCGCTGAGCTTGCGAACAGGCTTATTCTCCAGTTTCTCGATGACAAATCCACGCTGCCAGCGTCGGGTACCGCACTGCGTTATGGCCCATGGGAGTTTGCGTGGGTGCTTGACGAGCAGCCGGTCAAAATCGTGGAGGCTGAGGCGATCAGAGCAAAGCGAGAATCGCAGCAAGGAACGATGGCTGGCCCCAACCTTGATCGCATGCGCGAGGTGCGTGTGCTAGTGTGGATGAGCGACGATCCGCTGACCGCTGGACGTGATGGCGCGACCGGTAAAACTCCACAACATGGACTCGTGCGCCTGTATGATCCGCAGAACATTGCGCGTCACCCTGATGCGCTCCAGCGCATGCTCGATGCGGGTGGTGTGTTCGGGAGCGCGCTCGATGACGGGCAGACCTCTCGCGGTAGCGACCTGAGTTTTTCCGGCAACGAAAGTGGGGAACGATGAACGGCTCTCCCGCTGCACACCGGAATCAATCTGGCTTCACACTGCTCGAACTCTCACTGGCAGTTGCGGTGGGCAGTGTTATTCTGCTCGCAGCGCTCTCGGTGTTCGGCACAATGCAGTCGGTGTCAACCCGGTACCAGAAACGTGCGGACGATGTGCATGAACTCGAGCGCGCGCATCTGATTCTGCGTCGGGCGTTCGGATCTGTAGTCATGGCGACGATGTCCGAAACACGCGAAACGTTCGGACAGGAGATGATGGAGCGTCCGCGCATCCTGCTCGATAACTCTGGCGTGCTCGGTGCGTGGGGAGTGATGAGGCTTCCGGAACAGATCCAGCAACGCCACTTTGATAACGTGGTGGCCAAGAGCTTTCGCTCCACAGGGAGCAATCAGCAGAAACTTACGTTCGAACACCCACTGGGGACAGGGCTTCCAAGGCTGGAGCTTGCGCTTTCCCGCCATCCAGCGCTTCCTGATTCCTTGCGCAGTAATGTTCCCACAACCATGCTGCAGGAGCGCGCGGCGCGGCTGGCAATGCCGTATGGGTACGCTGACAACACCCAGCGGTACCAGCTTCCGGAAGGTGTTGGCGGATTGAACGCGCTGACCGACGAAGAGGGTTCGCCCGTCGCGGTGCGCGGCGTGTTTGAACTGGTAGCAAACCCAGTGCCTGAAAAACCTCGTCTTGCCGGAATCGATCCCGAACCACAGACGTGGTCGCTGTACTACAGACCCATTGCGATCTACCGACGCCCGATCGAAGAGAACGAGCAATCAGAACCTGTTCGTGGCGAAGAAACAGGTAGTGAATCCGGTGAACAGATCGAGCAAACCGAGCAAGCAATCGGCACAAAGCCAACCGAGGAACTTGTTGAGTATCGTGTTCTTGGCCTTGAGGAGTCTGTCCAGATTCTCTCGAATGTAACGTTTCTCCGCTGGATTGCGTTCCAGGGAGGCCACATGCGTAACGCGTATCGCGCGTCCGCAGTAACCGAGATGCCGGCATATATGGAGCTTGAGTTTACCACAGCCAGCGGGTTGACAGCGCAATGGATGTTCGATGTGTCGTGGTCTGTCGGCGCGGAGCTTGGCAGTGAGCTTGCAGGGCAAATGCGTGAGGAGGAACAGCAACGATCGCAGGGGGCGAACGAGGAGCAGTCAGGTCGTGGAAGCGGCACGGGCGATGGCGGCAGTGGTGGCGCTCGCAACTTTGGAGGCAATGGTCGATCGGGGGGAGACCGATGACCAGCGTGTATCCAAACCCAGCACGAGGTCGTGGCTTTGCGCTGCCAATGGTTGTGCTGCTGTCTGTCTTTGGTACGCTCATGCTCGGAGCGCTCATGATGCGTTCAGGTGGTCAGCGCCTTGCTGCCCAGCGGGATGTTGACGCGTACCAGCAACACCACATCCAGCGGGGATTGCAGGAAGTCATCAGCTCATGGTTGAAAACGGTGCAGAGACTGAACCTTTCGGACACGATCGAAGCTGGTTCCGAAGCGCTGACGATGGAACTCTCGAGCAACCGGGAGATTTCCGTCTGGGTATATCCCGCGCAATGGCGTGTGCTGGGAACGCTGGACGGTTTGCAAGGTGCAGAACTTGAGGATGCACGTCTTGTGCGTGACATGGCGATCAAGATTGCGCCGAAAAGTGAGCCGGACAAGTATCTTCGTTCGGTTGGCCCGTACGCGCTGAGTTTGCAGGATACACCGCTGGAGCTTATTGCCGCTGTTGTTGAGGGTTTGGCTGATTCGCAGGCTGCAAGCGAGGTGGCGGACATGGTGGAGCGATTGCGCTCGACCAGCGAGGAACTCACACTGGCAGACTTTACCCGAGAGATAGTTTCGACAAGTGTCGAACCGGCGACGCGAGGGAGAGTGAATCGACTCTTCACGGATAAACCAACATTGTGGGAGATACGGGTTGAGGTGCGCGTACCACCACAGCCGGGGTATGAGCCTGTGACGTGGGCACGGTTTGCGGGCACAACAACAGTCGCGAACAGCACGCGCGGCCGATCAAATCAGGAGTTCACGTTCTCGCCACTTGGAGACTTTCTCGAGTGGCGAGAGGTCGATCTCGGCGATCCAACGTGGTTTGTTGTCGGACCAGATGACTGAATTCATGTGCAATTGACGATGGAAACCGTGTGCTGACGCATCCAGAAGGAACGGGGATGCTGATATTCGGTGCATGATGAGTCGGAACACGACCTAGACTTGGAGCGGAAGGGATAGAGGGGCAGAGGGCGCTTTGAGCGTCTGTGGCTGAAGAATCCAAAGGGAGAATGTCATGGCACGAATGAGCCAGAGACAGGCAAAGACGATGGCGAGAGTGTCGCTGGCAGCGGTGCTGGTTGCTGCTGCGGGCGCTGGTGCTGCGTGGTGGGCTGTGCCACGTGGTGAGCCCGTGCTCCATGACAACGTTGCGAAGGGAAACCCAGCACCAGAAACAACGCTCGAAAAACAGGATCAGCCTGCGAATGCTGTGCAAACGGTTTCTTTCGATCGGGAATGTGTATCAGGCACGCTGTCCCGATGGGATCAGGCTGAGCCCGAGCCCGTGAAGCCAGTTACACCGAAAGGGAATGAAGCAGCGTCAGCACCCGCGAGCAACTTTCCAGAGATGCTGGGTGTGATCAAAGAGCGTGATTCTGAAGGAAACGAAACCCGGTACGCTGTTGTTCTGTATCCAAACGGTCAGCAGGCGTTTCTGGGATTTGCCGATCGTGGAGATGGGTTTGGTGTAGCAGAGATTGGGGATGATTACATGCTACTGAACACCGGCCCAGCGATGAAGCGAATCAATCTTCGCGCGAAACGTCAGACAATGCTCGGTTCGATTATCCCTGCCAACACTACGGGCACAGCTGTGAACGGCAATACGCCACCAACCATGACGGAGGCGATGCGTGCACAAATGGAAGAGCAAGGCGTGACGTCGGATGGTGATGCTGTTACCTCAGCTGTCTCGAACCGCGGACGGAACCGTGGAAGAACAAACTATCGTGAAATGGAACCCGATTACAGTGCGGTTCCGATGGTGAACGGCGTTGGTGAGGATGCTGGATCGGCAAACAGTGCAGGTCGAGAGGGAAATGTCTCAATCTCCGGCAACACCGAGGGTCGATTTGGCAATCGGGCACGTGCTGTACCAGCGCGCCCAAATCCCGACGAAGACAACTGATACGCCCGCCCGGGAGAGCGAATACACTCACAACGGACCACAGACCGATGGTGTGAAACTATCGGTACAGGGCTATATTATCGAACCAAGCGAATCAGCAATCAGGGAGACGATCGAATCGTGAGCACTCGCGCAGTCTACATCGCACGCATCGACGGAGGCGAACGCCTCTCGATGGTTCGATTGCTTGGTCCTCGTTCGGATCAGGCGTGGCTGGTTGAGAATATCGACACCGAGGCAAATGCCGATCGTGTCCTCCTCGATGTACAGAGTGCAGTGACATGGTTGGCCGATCGGATGTCGGACACCGGTTCAAAGACGGTCGACCTCCTCTGCATTGATGCCGAAGGCCAGCGCTGCACGTGGATTGAAGGAGCGACCCCCGATTTACGGATCGCGCGTGCGTCACTCATGGCTCGGTCTGATACTGCATGGAATCCCACAGCGGGATTCTCGTCTACTGGTGATGCAACGGATGCATACTCGTTCCATCTATTGAACGGGCATCGCAATGGCACCGGAGGTTCGAATGGTCATGACATGCGCAAAGCCGTTGTCGCAACAAGCAATGCGCTGATCAGGCTGCTGCTGGACACGCTTGATGAGCAGGGGCTCAATGCTGGTAGGGTAACATCGCTCCCGCAGGCAGTTGCGCAGGCATGGGACCCCGATTCTGCGGTGCGGGTACGGGCTTCAAAGAGCAGCATCTCAGGCGATGATGACATTGCGAGTGAGCTCGATCATCGTGCGAGCATGGTGACTGGCGTAGTTGTGGTTGATCCAGCCGGTCGGATCGTCTGGACGTGGTCGCGTGCGGGTGATCTGTTATGCTTTGGCACACTTGCGGCGCCAGTGCGCAGCGATGATGAGGGTGTCAGACTCACTCAGAATCTCGCGTCGCGCCTCACAGCGGACTGGGTGGCGTGGTCAGTGCAGACAGGTCAGACGCTCGATCGGATTGTTGTGATCGGCCCTGCCTCCCCCGTGCCGTTCAAGCCTGGTGAGCCACAGACCATGCTCTCACTGGGTGAGTTCGGCAGCGCTATTGCATCGTCGTGGAACGGTGCGTCATGCGATGTTGTTCCGATGGACGACCCGATCGGCCAGACCCTCGATCGGGTTGTTGTTGCAATGGAGCAGGGCATCGGCGTGCAGCATCTTCCAGCAATGGAAGAGATCGAGCATCGACCTTCGAGAGCACACAAGTCTGTGCGTCGATGGATGTCACTCGCTGGCATCATTGCAGCTGCCGCCCTGATAGGTGTGGGAGCACGAGCGCAGTCACACGCGCACACTGTCCGTGAAGCAGGAGCCAAGCACCGATCTGCGGCTGTGCAGGAGGCGAAGGATTTGATCACGGATCTTGATGCGGCGTTTGCAAGAACAGATCTTCAGAGCCGTATCCAGAAGATGACCGCGACAACGGTTGACACAACTATTCCGAAGATGCCTTCCATTCTAAAGGAACTCGACAATATCAGTGTGGCACTGAATGGGCACCCCGACGCTGTTGTTGAGCAGATGCAGTTCAATCCGAACTTTGTCATGCTGAAAATTACGGTGCCTGATCTTCCACAGTACGAGGCACTCCGTAACACTTTTACAAACGGCATCCCGTCGCTTGTCGATTGGAACAACATTACAACACGAGCTGGGGTCGAAAAGCAGTCAGTGACGCTGCAGGGCAGATGGCTCTCGGAGGAGAACCCATGAGCGCGATGACCGAGCATCGTGCAGACCGCTCGTCGGTACGACCGGCGCCCGCGCTGTCGACACATCGCAAGAGACTGTCAATGGACGATCGCATGGATCTTGCGATCTCAGCAACGTCCCGAGATAGCAGAAACAAGCCGGTGCTGCTGCCCTTGGTTGCGATCATTGCACTGATTGTGAGTGCACTCTATGCAGGCATCGCGTATATGCAGCTTTCGTCTGCAAAGAAAACAGAGATGCAGAATGCCCGCTGGGCTGGGGAGTTTCGGACGCAGCTCAATACGTACTCCTCGCTGATCAGTGCCAACAGTGGCGAAGAGGTCGCAACAGACATCTACGAACCTGCAACAGATTTTCTGTCGACAATGAGCAGCCTCTGGTCTGCAGTTGGGCTTGAGGGCCAGTCACCGGGTTTTTCCGAGCCTCGCAACCCGATCGGCAAGCCAGAGAGCCAACTCGAAGAATACAAGGTCAGGTACAACAACTTTACGACCAAGTCCATTGGGCCTGTCCTCGACTGGATCGAGAGAGGGCTGACCAGATTCCGTGGAACCGAACTGAGCCAGTTCGACATCAAAGTGATCCCAAACCAGGGATGGCAGGTTTCAACGATCGAATTCCGGCGCATCCAGAAGAAGAAGAACTGACATCCATCAACAAGGGCACATCATGCCAGGAATGAACAGGTCAAAGCTCTATTTGCACAACGCGGTTTGCGTATTGGCAGCAGGTGCTGTGGTTGCGAGCATGCTTGCTGCAGTGGGGTGTGGTCAGCGTTCGACACACACGGCAAACTCGTCGGAAGCCGAGCAGATGCCCTACGAGGAGCGGCTGTCACTCGCGATGCGTGCGCTCGATCGTGGTCGCAACTTCCAGGATCGGGGAAACCTTGAAGCAGCAGAAGCAGAGTTTAAGAACTCGCTCGAACTTCTTCCCGATCTTGGTGCAGCATGGAACAACCTCGGGTTGATCTATATGACACAGGATCGCACGCTTGAAGCGGATGCCGCCTTTCGCGCGGCCGCCGATGCCATGCCGACAGATCCAAGGCCGCTTGTGAACCTCGGTATCCTGCTCCACCGGCGCGGTCATGCGACACAGGCGCGCACAGCATTTCTGAACGCGCTGCAGCGGGACCCAAACCACGTGGAAGCACTGCGCGGAGCATATGTTGCTGACGTTGCGCTGCGAACAACCGACGAAGAAATGCTCGATCGTGTCAGCCGAGCACTGCTTATCGAGAGGGATCCTGTCTGGCTTGAGAAATACCGGTACGAGAAACTTCGTATAGAGCAGGCATTGCGCGAAAAGGTGCTCGAATATAGGTAGAAGACTGTTCAAGCAACAAGGCAGGTGTTCGAAAACAATCTGCCCAAAAACAAATCCGGGCACAATCGGTATGATTGTGCCCGGTCGTGATGTACGTTGAGCTGTGTTACTTCGCCTTTGCCATCAAGCTTGCCTTGTCCGTTTCGGACATCGCCTTGAACTTGGAAACGCATCCTTCGCAGCAGAATCCAACCTCGTTGCCGTGAAAGCTGACTGTCTGAACGCCAGCCTTCACAGCGCCGCCGGAGAACGGGCATGTGGAGTTGATGGTGTTGCTGGTTGGGGTGATTGCTGCCGACTCAGGTGCTTCGCAGCTGCCATCACAGCCGGATGAGCCGCACTCGCCGCATGTTGAGCAGCAGCCAGCAAGAAAAGCGATACCAGTGCCAAGGCCAGCAACCAATGCGAAACGGAATGCCTTTGTCATGTTCGTGTTCTCCTGTAAACGATAATCCCCTGTGACCAATCCCACGATGGGAGCGGTACTTACGCCATGGCACAAGTGCCTGAACGAGGATATACCGAACCAGTTGATGGGTCTGTGTGTTCCATGCCGTGGAATGCAATTTCGCTTCCACACAGTACATCGATACCAAGAATGTTGGGTTATTGACTCCCGTTCTCAATACTCATCGACTCGCGAGAAGCCGGGCTCCTCGTAGCGCTTGGGTTTCTTTTTGCGAAACAGCAGAAACCCGATCAGCGTGGCTCCAGCGAATACACATGTTGCAATGAGGTTCTCCTGGCTTGACAGGGGATCTTTCCCTTGCTTGATGTAGATGTACTGCTCGGGTGCGAGTTTGAAGCTTGTGCGTATGAACTCGGCCACATCCTTGGGAATCTGAAATTTGCTGAGTACTTCGCCGTACACTTTTCGATCCACATACACCTGGTCTTCACGTGTTGCGTTGCGGGCTGCAATCGACGGGAACTCTGTGAGGAACTCATCCGGAGCGAAGCTGACCAGTACAAACTTTCCGTTCTCGCCTCGTAGATCTGGTCGAGCTTCCACCGAGCGATCTGTTGCATCCCACTCGCGAGCAAGTTGATCATCGACCAGCGGTACAAGCACCCGAACCGTTCGCGTATTCGATGGGTTGTCCTTCTGCTCCTTTGTGTGCTCGATGTAGTCGTTGAAGTACAGTGTGCCATCTTCGATCGTCACGAAGTCAAGGTCATCGGGGAGCTTGCCGGACAGCGCGTCGCTAATCGAGACAGTCTGCATCACATCGGGTGAGATGACTTTGCTGATGCCAACAATCGTGAACAGCAGACCACCAGCAAGCAGAAGAAAACCGATAAACCGTCTCATGTGCCCACCCCGCGTCAGAGAAGCAGAATCGCCTGTTCGAGGGTAGGCCTTTCTTGGTTTGTCATCGTCCACGGGGCATAAAAAAGCAGCACGTTGGTGCTGCGTTGATCTTCAGAAAGCAAACGCTCTCAAGTATGGCAACCACCCTTGATCTTTGCTTCAAGAATCGCCTTGCCGTCTTCAGGGCTCATGGACCCTTCAGCGATGTAGGCTGCAATCTCGCGGCGTGATTCTTCCTTGTGCTTCGTCACCGTGATCTGCTTGATGAAGCCGCCAATGATTGCAACGAGTGCAACGACGAATCCACCAATGATTGCCAGCAGCGGAATGGCTTCGCCAGGAATGTTGTCAAATCCGCTTGAGAGAACTGTTGTCATACCCATTGTTCATGCTCCATCATCATGACCGAGGTTGCTGGTTGTTACCTTTATGGTGACAGCGGAAGGGTTCCGTGCCTGATTAATCGTCTGGTTCCTTGGCTTTCATAATCCGCTCACCCTGATCGGGCGACATCGAGCCTTCTGCGATGTATGCTGCAACCTCACGGCGGGTCCGCTCGCGACTGAAGCTCTTGAAGATCGACGCGATCGAACCAAAGACCGCCCACGTGATAAGCGTTGCTGCACCTGCAAGGATGAACAGCACTTCCTTATCGAACACCTTGTCGAGCACGTATTCCAGGTTGGGATCTACGCCGGATGTCATGGCACGATACCTCCGAGGGTTCTTGGGTGGTTTGGCTCGCGGATTTCAAGATAGCGCAAACCATCCCAGATTCCATACGCATTTTATGGTATCCGATCTGTCAACCTCCCCGTTGTCTTTCAGCCAAATCGTGGAAAAACCACGATAACACGGCAATAACGCGACACTTTCGCTTGGCCTGTTACGATTTACAGTGAACCCGACCGCCGAACTTCTCCAGCCCGAGATTGAGGAGCTGATCCGTAACAAGCGGTTTGCGGACCTGCGCAGCGCGATCCATGCGCTGCCCTATGCAGACCTCGCTCTGATCTTCGCTGAGATCGATCCCGCCCTTGCTGCGGTTGGGTTCCGTCTGCTCCCGCGCGAGGATGCTGCAGAGCTCTTTTCATATCTTGATCCCGAGCAGCAGGAAGCGCTCATCGGGCAGTTCGGGAACGACCACGTTCGTGAGATCTTTGACGAGTTGGGTGCGGACGATCTCGCGTATCTGCTTGAGGAGATGCCGTCAGATATTGCGCGACGGATCGTCAACACGATCAGTCCGGAGACGCGCGAAGCTGCCCAGCGATTGCTTGGGTATCCGGAGGAATCAGTTGGTCGTCTGATGACGCCCGACTACATCCGATTGAAGATCGACTGGACCGTTGCCCGTGCGCTTGCACACATCCGTGCGTATGGCAGAGATGCCGAAACGATCAATGTTGTCTACATCGTCGATGATCACGACAAACTGGTCAGCGATCTGAAGCTCCGCACGCTCCTGCTCGCTTCGCCGGATGCACCGCTCAGCGATCTGCAGCAGAACACGCCGACGAGCCTCTTTGCAGACGACGACCGCGAAGAAGCGGTTCGTGCAATGGCCAAGTACGACCGTATCGCGCTCCCGGTGGTGGATCATGCTGGGGTGCTTCTGGGCATCGTGACCTCCGACGACGTTGCGGACGTTGCAGAAGAGGAAGCGACCGAGGATATCCAGAAGCTCGCCGGTGTGGAAGCACTCGACGAGCCGTACATGGATACACCGCTCTTGTCCATGCTAAAAAAACGTGGCATAGTGCTGTGTACGCTGCTGGTCGCGCAGTCGGTGACTATTGGCGTGCTCGGCGCGTTCGAGCATGTTATCTCGTCTGTGCAGATTCTGATCCTGTTCATCCCGTTGATCATCGCGTCGGGCGGTAACTCGGGCACGCAGGTTGCATCGCTCATTATCCGCGCACTGGCACTGCACGAGCTGACCCCGGCGGATTGGTTGCAGGTTGTCCGCAAGGAACTTGTCACCGGACTCCTCCTCGGTTGCCTCATGGGCGCACTTGCAACGTGCAGCGTGATGATCTGGGAGTTGACTCCGATGGTCGATGCGACGGGTGTGAACCCGCTGAAGGTGGGGCTGACCGTTGGTGCAGCAGTGCAGGCAATCGTGGTATACGCGGTGCTGCTGGGATCAATCCTGCCGCTCCTGCTGCAGAAACTGAAACTCGACCCGGCGACGATATCGTCGCCTCTCGTCGCGACGCTGATGGATGTGTCCGGCCTGATGATCTACATGGGTGTTGCGTTGGTGATGATGAAGGTTGTGGGGTTGACGTAGCACGCGATGTGCTATCGGTAGTGTGATTCAACTGCTTGGCGATATTGTGTCAACTTTGGCAGAAGAACGATCCAGCACACTGATATACCAATCCCGATCGCTATCACGGGCTTTGCCGTTGTCCAGAAGATTCTCTTGTAGATCATTCGGCGAGCTTCTGCGCCGGTTGCCATCTCATATTCTGGCGTGCCCGGTATATCCACAGCCTCTCCCCGTTCAACCTGCTGGAGAAGATGCGTGTAGTGCCTGAGTTGTATTGCCAATGTGCCGCCAATCACGAGAACAGCAAGGAGCAGTGCAGGAATTGCAGCTCGCCAGAACTTCTTCCCAGTACGCAGGTCAACTCCTTGGATGAGCTTGAAATCGCAAGCGCATTCCGGGCATTTGTTGCTGCCAA
Above is a genomic segment from Phycisphaeraceae bacterium containing:
- a CDS encoding tetratricopeptide repeat protein, whose translation is MNRSKLYLHNAVCVLAAGAVVASMLAAVGCGQRSTHTANSSEAEQMPYEERLSLAMRALDRGRNFQDRGNLEAAEAEFKNSLELLPDLGAAWNNLGLIYMTQDRTLEADAAFRAAADAMPTDPRPLVNLGILLHRRGHATQARTAFLNALQRDPNHVEALRGAYVADVALRTTDEEMLDRVSRALLIERDPVWLEKYRYEKLRIEQALREKVLEYR
- a CDS encoding type II secretion system protein, giving the protein MRAHAHNFRRSSRVAFTLLEMVLAMALLAVISAALLSGVSAIWQAQVRQQQRLACAELANRLILQFLDDKSTLPASGTALRYGPWEFAWVLDEQPVKIVEAEAIRAKRESQQGTMAGPNLDRMREVRVLVWMSDDPLTAGRDGATGKTPQHGLVRLYDPQNIARHPDALQRMLDAGGVFGSALDDGQTSRGSDLSFSGNESGER
- a CDS encoding prepilin-type N-terminal cleavage/methylation domain-containing protein, translating into MNGSPAAHRNQSGFTLLELSLAVAVGSVILLAALSVFGTMQSVSTRYQKRADDVHELERAHLILRRAFGSVVMATMSETRETFGQEMMERPRILLDNSGVLGAWGVMRLPEQIQQRHFDNVVAKSFRSTGSNQQKLTFEHPLGTGLPRLELALSRHPALPDSLRSNVPTTMLQERAARLAMPYGYADNTQRYQLPEGVGGLNALTDEEGSPVAVRGVFELVANPVPEKPRLAGIDPEPQTWSLYYRPIAIYRRPIEENEQSEPVRGEETGSESGEQIEQTEQAIGTKPTEELVEYRVLGLEESVQILSNVTFLRWIAFQGGHMRNAYRASAVTEMPAYMELEFTTASGLTAQWMFDVSWSVGAELGSELAGQMREEEQQRSQGANEEQSGRGSGTGDGGSGGARNFGGNGRSGGDR
- a CDS encoding type II secretion system F family protein, which gives rise to MPPTHANSSTGATFLFVAAKTKGGRSMGVRSAVNQRALAESLRQERLLLMKAVPLPNWVGGSGAKISLKDQSQLSDILGQLLTRGVPLVETLQVSEETVPSRIRQRVAIVRQKVAAGSSFADAAQAAGLVDAVTGAVYRAAERSGDLGGAAQQVAKTARRQLAVRGKAATVMVYPAIVLTMSLLIGTGMMMFIVPMILGELQKMSELNLFSQIVLTVGTFMRTYWWGVVLFAVGILMTVVLGRKIVGRLVGGLMRKLPVMRDLVLAQESAGFFSVLSALSRSGVPLGDAIGIGRNVISHPRLYKQFGTLQTQLIEGAPLPRLIDNVTALSPATRHLLVAAERSGDLDSAFDTLAEDLTVEVDRQTSRLLAALEPMVIVMMFLIIGTIILSIMIPMITSAGKGLG
- the mgtE gene encoding magnesium transporter; amino-acid sequence: MNPTAELLQPEIEELIRNKRFADLRSAIHALPYADLALIFAEIDPALAAVGFRLLPREDAAELFSYLDPEQQEALIGQFGNDHVREIFDELGADDLAYLLEEMPSDIARRIVNTISPETREAAQRLLGYPEESVGRLMTPDYIRLKIDWTVARALAHIRAYGRDAETINVVYIVDDHDKLVSDLKLRTLLLASPDAPLSDLQQNTPTSLFADDDREEAVRAMAKYDRIALPVVDHAGVLLGIVTSDDVADVAEEEATEDIQKLAGVEALDEPYMDTPLLSMLKKRGIVLCTLLVAQSVTIGVLGAFEHVISSVQILILFIPLIIASGGNSGTQVASLIIRALALHELTPADWLQVVRKELVTGLLLGCLMGALATCSVMIWELTPMVDATGVNPLKVGLTVGAAVQAIVVYAVLLGSILPLLLQKLKLDPATISSPLVATLMDVSGLMIYMGVALVMMKVVGLT
- a CDS encoding type II secretion system protein GspG → MLQRSAEAEEDEGWFEMKSRTAQHTFRAARGFSLLEITLVIALIGLLMGVAVIAFAPTLLRGKEAATKATMRNVDQSLKSFSGSNPNAGYPQTLAELVPSYLEATPKDGWGNEFYYKVGSNRAGKGYDLISLGADGTAETADDINLWDVIEGN